In Methanobacterium sp., one genomic interval encodes:
- a CDS encoding DUF4013 domain-containing protein has protein sequence MNIKEIVSDSIRYPFSDWKRFLILGILVLITDIETFFLIGNPFSKFNIVICLLVIEFIVGILVRGYTFKIVKSSLDYGVKLPKFAPWFNLFIKGIKVSIVTIVYLIPVILLIIIFVTLYPSNVGVNPLIIIAYNALNFFQMLYDMAIHVQVGLWRLITIFYVILAIPFINIAISHMAYNDSKIGAAFKFREILNKISNIGWKNFILWYIVIEFLFLVIYGTTTLILTFLNFIMSIYPLGIAILKFLCIMIVVPFVFMYFARAVALIYMSGDKWYLKCEKCGGYYELQPGESPEDFEECECGGKLKYIEIEESKNYDIIENEANDNENPDKIKWRLVGIGAISSIMIYLIPLLLMLLNYTYFGEGIIITWSLAFLAPLIGGFLASYTCRGCGYKYGVMNSIMAIFVYNIVIFLLMYFYLNIGMDFGLYLFIPVFTGVLGIISGVLGIFLKNRFNR, from the coding sequence ATGAATATTAAGGAGATTGTAAGTGATTCTATAAGATATCCTTTTTCAGATTGGAAGAGATTTTTGATATTAGGGATTCTGGTATTGATAACAGATATAGAAACATTTTTTTTAATAGGTAATCCGTTTAGTAAATTTAACATTGTAATTTGTCTTTTAGTCATCGAATTCATTGTTGGAATCTTAGTTAGAGGGTACACGTTTAAAATCGTAAAATCATCCTTGGATTATGGAGTGAAACTCCCAAAATTTGCCCCTTGGTTTAATCTGTTCATAAAAGGAATTAAAGTGTCAATAGTAACTATTGTGTATTTGATTCCAGTTATCCTGCTCATAATAATTTTTGTTACATTGTATCCATCAAATGTTGGAGTAAACCCCCTTATAATTATTGCATATAATGCGTTAAATTTTTTCCAGATGCTTTACGACATGGCAATTCATGTTCAGGTCGGACTTTGGAGACTTATTACAATTTTTTACGTAATCTTAGCTATTCCATTTATAAATATTGCAATATCTCATATGGCATATAATGATAGTAAAATCGGGGCAGCTTTCAAATTCCGTGAAATATTAAATAAAATTTCTAATATTGGTTGGAAAAATTTCATTTTATGGTATATTGTGATTGAATTCCTCTTTTTAGTGATATATGGCACCACCACATTAATCTTAACATTTTTAAACTTTATCATGAGTATTTATCCGCTTGGAATAGCAATTTTAAAGTTTTTATGTATAATGATTGTAGTTCCATTTGTTTTTATGTATTTTGCCCGAGCAGTGGCTTTAATTTATATGTCTGGAGATAAGTGGTATTTAAAATGTGAAAAATGTGGAGGATACTATGAACTCCAGCCGGGAGAATCTCCAGAAGATTTTGAAGAATGTGAATGCGGTGGGAAACTTAAATACATTGAAATTGAAGAATCAAAAAATTATGATATAATTGAAAATGAAGCAAACGATAATGAGAATCCTGATAAAATAAAATGGAGATTAGTAGGTATCGGTGCAATATCTTCCATTATGATTTATTTAATACCATTACTACTAATGTTGTTAAATTACACTTATTTTGGGGAAGGAATAATTATAACTTGGTCCCTGGCATTTTTAGCACCATTAATCGGCGGATTTTTAGCATCGTATACATGTAGAGGATGTGGATACAAATACGGTGTCATGAATTCAATAATGGCAATTTTTGTATATAATATCGTGATATTCTTGTTAATGTATTTTTACTTGAATATAGGCATGGATTTTGGTTTGTATTTATTTATTCCCGTTTTCACTGGAGTTTTAGGTATTATTAGTGGAGTATTAGGAATTTTCCTTAAAAACAGATTTAACAGATAA
- a CDS encoding DEAD/DEAH box helicase produces the protein MVENKHQNEAHSSRKSVRWIQHPLIEAGKIEARLYQQLLAANVIKKGNTMIVAPTALGKTVVAALVAADRLEKYPDSKILLLAPTKPLVVQHEESFIEFLKASTSSLTGAVKLEERIKRWNDSQIICATPQTIESDIIAERYSLEDVSLLIFDECHRGTGSYSYVFLAKRYNKQAKNPLILGLTASPGGDEERINQVCQNLFINEVMVKNEDDPDVKPYFNPIDVEWVKVELKKEQLDIKTHLDVALKNRLNGLKKLGVLNSIQQVSKKDILRARGKVQNRISQSASPPRDCLLAISMLTAVFSVMHSLELLETQGVSNLHSYFERMRKKKTKAAKGLFKDENFKTAVNLTRQAYNNGVEHPKLGKLMEILKSAAEDKQQVIVFSQYRDTINQIYNKCQKEGINAVKFFGQANREKEKGLTQKEQKNIIKAFKMKTYQVLISTSVAEEGIDIPSVDLVVLYEPVPSEIRMIQRRGRTGRTTSGRMIVLITKNTRDESFYYSSMHRERRMKKQLANGYNQPERPLIANDEDVKVLDRENKDNLSSDKRVVVYVDHRESKSGVTRELSNLEVKVEPTSLPVADYQISPQVAVERKSTHDFVSSLMDKRLYKQAEELVENFQKPLIILEGQDLYSSSLHPNAIRGALASLAVDFNIPIIPTRNPEDTAAMIYRLAVRELDKGSKDVQMRTERKPLTLQEQQLFIVESLPSVGPVTARKLLEMFDSVEGVITARVDDLKKVDGIGDKIARNIRKIIASKYSDTFRYSKNAENDSTEKPIVNGKNKPSKEFILEKDVEND, from the coding sequence ATGGTTGAAAATAAACATCAAAATGAGGCCCACTCTTCAAGAAAATCTGTAAGGTGGATACAACACCCTCTAATCGAAGCCGGGAAAATTGAAGCACGTCTTTATCAGCAATTGCTCGCGGCTAACGTTATAAAAAAAGGGAATACTATGATAGTAGCCCCAACAGCACTGGGTAAAACTGTGGTCGCTGCCCTGGTTGCTGCAGATAGGCTTGAAAAATATCCGGACAGTAAAATTTTGCTTTTAGCTCCCACCAAACCACTGGTAGTCCAGCACGAGGAAAGTTTCATTGAATTTTTGAAAGCAAGCACCAGCAGTCTGACTGGTGCAGTTAAACTGGAAGAACGGATTAAAAGATGGAATGATTCCCAGATCATCTGTGCAACCCCTCAGACAATAGAATCAGATATCATAGCGGAAAGATATTCATTGGAGGATGTTTCCTTACTGATTTTTGATGAATGTCACCGGGGAACTGGATCCTATTCCTACGTATTCCTGGCCAAGCGATACAATAAACAGGCCAAAAACCCACTGATACTGGGTTTAACTGCATCACCAGGTGGTGATGAAGAGAGGATAAACCAGGTTTGCCAGAATCTCTTTATAAATGAGGTGATGGTTAAAAATGAGGATGATCCTGATGTCAAACCATATTTCAACCCCATTGACGTGGAATGGGTGAAAGTTGAGTTGAAAAAGGAACAACTGGATATTAAAACCCATCTGGATGTGGCCCTTAAAAATCGTCTTAATGGTTTGAAAAAACTGGGAGTTCTCAATTCAATCCAGCAGGTCAGTAAAAAAGACATTTTAAGAGCCAGGGGAAAAGTCCAAAACCGAATATCTCAAAGTGCCAGCCCACCAAGAGATTGCTTGCTGGCAATATCCATGTTAACCGCTGTTTTCAGCGTCATGCATTCCCTGGAACTTTTAGAAACACAGGGTGTGAGTAACCTGCACTCTTACTTTGAACGGATGAGGAAGAAAAAAACCAAAGCTGCCAAGGGATTATTTAAGGATGAAAACTTTAAAACTGCGGTGAACTTAACCAGACAGGCCTACAATAATGGAGTGGAACACCCTAAACTGGGAAAACTCATGGAAATACTTAAAAGTGCAGCAGAAGACAAACAACAAGTTATTGTTTTCAGTCAGTACAGGGACACTATAAATCAAATCTATAATAAGTGCCAAAAAGAAGGTATAAACGCCGTTAAATTCTTTGGGCAGGCCAACCGGGAAAAGGAAAAAGGTCTAACTCAGAAAGAACAGAAGAATATTATAAAGGCCTTTAAGATGAAAACTTATCAGGTTCTGATTTCCACCAGTGTGGCTGAGGAAGGTATTGACATTCCCAGTGTAGATCTGGTGGTACTCTATGAACCAGTTCCATCGGAAATAAGAATGATTCAGAGGCGTGGTCGAACCGGTAGGACCACAAGTGGCCGTATGATCGTTCTAATAACAAAAAACACTCGTGATGAGTCATTCTATTATTCAAGCATGCACCGGGAAAGGAGAATGAAAAAACAGCTGGCCAATGGATACAATCAACCCGAAAGACCGCTTATTGCTAATGATGAGGATGTTAAGGTTTTGGACAGGGAAAATAAAGATAATTTATCCTCTGATAAAAGGGTTGTTGTGTATGTAGACCACCGTGAGTCTAAGTCTGGAGTTACCAGGGAATTGAGTAACTTAGAAGTTAAGGTGGAACCCACCAGCCTCCCTGTTGCTGATTATCAGATAAGTCCCCAGGTAGCTGTGGAAAGAAAAAGCACACATGACTTTGTGAGCTCATTGATGGATAAAAGGTTGTATAAGCAGGCCGAGGAACTGGTGGAAAACTTCCAGAAGCCATTGATCATACTGGAAGGGCAGGATTTATACAGCAGTTCGCTGCATCCCAATGCCATCAGAGGAGCACTGGCCAGTCTGGCAGTTGACTTTAACATACCCATCATTCCCACCCGTAACCCAGAAGATACTGCAGCTATGATCTACAGACTCGCAGTAAGAGAACTGGACAAGGGTTCGAAGGATGTTCAAATGCGTACTGAAAGAAAACCATTAACCCTTCAGGAACAGCAGCTTTTTATTGTGGAATCACTGCCCAGTGTGGGACCAGTGACTGCCAGGAAACTTTTGGAAATGTTCGATAGTGTGGAAGGAGTTATCACTGCCCGTGTGGATGACTTGAAAAAGGTGGATGGAATTGGAGATAAAATTGCTCGAAATATCCGAAAGATAATTGCATCCAAATATTCAGACACATTCCGGTATTCAAAGAATGCTGAAAATGATTCCACCGAAAAACCAATTGTAAATGGGAAAAACAAGCCATCAAAAGAATTCATTCTGGAAAAAGATGTTGAAAATGATTGA
- a CDS encoding tRNA (adenine-N1)-methyltransferase encodes MKILINEKGKKFLAGTDDLHTDHGYIKKEEITSSTPGDVLKTHLGREFRVLDANINDYIELMDRRCSIILPKDLGVMAAYTGLGSGQRVVEAGTGAGAATIFLGNIVGETGHVYSYELREDFWQIADKNVKGFGLENVTIKCQDVVEGIDEENVDLVFLDLPKPWEVVEHARDALKSGGYLAAYTPYIDQVKLLTRILKKREFSDLKSLECLVREIEVKDKGVRPKTRMTGHTGYLTFGRKL; translated from the coding sequence ATGAAGATTCTGATAAATGAAAAGGGTAAGAAATTCCTCGCCGGTACTGATGACCTTCACACAGACCATGGTTACATTAAAAAAGAAGAAATAACCAGCAGCACCCCAGGAGATGTTTTAAAAACACATCTTGGCCGAGAATTCCGTGTTTTAGATGCCAATATCAACGATTACATCGAACTAATGGACCGCAGATGTTCCATCATCCTCCCCAAAGATCTGGGTGTTATGGCTGCCTACACCGGGCTGGGCAGCGGTCAACGAGTGGTAGAAGCAGGAACAGGGGCTGGTGCAGCCACCATATTTCTGGGTAACATAGTGGGAGAAACAGGTCACGTGTACTCTTATGAATTAAGGGAAGACTTCTGGCAGATTGCCGATAAAAATGTTAAAGGATTTGGGTTAGAAAATGTAACCATAAAATGTCAGGATGTGGTGGAAGGTATAGATGAAGAGAATGTGGACCTGGTATTCCTGGATCTGCCTAAACCTTGGGAAGTGGTGGAACATGCACGGGATGCCCTTAAATCAGGAGGTTACTTAGCTGCCTACACACCATACATTGACCAGGTGAAACTCCTCACCCGAATCCTGAAAAAACGTGAATTTTCTGATTTAAAGAGTTTAGAATGTTTGGTACGTGAAATAGAAGTAAAAGATAAAGGAGTTCGCCCAAAAACCAGGATGACTGGACACACCGGATATTTAACATTCGGAAGGAAACTTTAA
- the pyrB gene encoding aspartate carbamoyltransferase yields the protein MGFNLKNIISIKDFSKGDIEYILKLAEEMEPIARSQEKSNVLSGSILGMLFYEASTRTRLSFETAMKRLGGSTVGFAEAGTSSAVKGENLTDTVRIVGEYTDALVIRHNMEGTARYVAEMVDVPVINAGDGAGQHPTQTLLDLYTMKRILGDIEELHVALVGDLKYGRTVHSLSYALAMFGARMSFVSPPELKMPREVLHDLAAAGVNVQETEDIRDVLSYADVLYVTRIQKERFPDPQEYLKIKGAYTIDSRLLKGSEAIVMHPLPRVDEISHDVDNTPYGRYFQQAFYGVPVRMALLKSMIK from the coding sequence ATGGGTTTCAATTTGAAAAATATAATTTCAATTAAAGATTTTAGCAAAGGAGATATTGAATACATTCTGAAATTAGCCGAAGAAATGGAACCCATTGCCAGATCACAGGAGAAATCAAATGTTTTATCTGGATCTATTCTGGGAATGTTATTTTACGAAGCTTCCACCCGTACCAGACTCTCATTTGAAACAGCTATGAAACGATTAGGTGGTAGTACTGTTGGTTTTGCAGAAGCTGGAACCAGTTCCGCAGTTAAAGGTGAAAATTTAACTGATACCGTACGTATCGTTGGAGAATACACTGATGCCCTGGTTATCCGCCATAACATGGAAGGCACCGCCCGTTATGTTGCAGAGATGGTTGATGTTCCTGTGATTAATGCGGGTGATGGAGCTGGGCAGCATCCCACCCAGACACTTCTGGATTTATACACCATGAAACGTATTCTGGGTGATATTGAAGAGTTACACGTAGCACTGGTGGGTGACCTCAAATATGGTAGAACTGTACACTCTCTTTCATATGCTTTGGCCATGTTCGGTGCCCGAATGAGCTTTGTATCACCACCCGAGCTTAAAATGCCACGAGAAGTCCTCCATGACTTGGCAGCAGCGGGAGTGAATGTGCAGGAAACAGAAGACATTCGAGATGTTCTCAGCTATGCTGATGTTTTATACGTGACCAGGATCCAGAAAGAAAGATTCCCCGACCCCCAGGAATATTTAAAAATCAAAGGAGCCTACACCATTGATTCAAGACTTCTTAAAGGAAGTGAAGCCATAGTAATGCACCCCCTACCCAGGGTGGATGAAATATCCCATGACGTGGATAACACCCCCTACGGAAGATACTTCCAACAGGCATTTTATGGAGTTCCAGTTCGAATGGCCCTGTTAAAATCAATGATAAAGTAA
- a CDS encoding orc1/cdc6 family replication initiation protein, whose amino-acid sequence MNIFEELGDKNSVFKCKKFLDHRFLPDNLPHREDQIKSVAKYWVEALKNVTPPDVTVYGKTGTGKTAVAKFAKKQLDQISKEKNVNVRVEYIRCTDFTTEYQVIARLCQQMGQDVPYRGWTKAEVINAFRNLFKKNVFGNDLILIIILDEIDILLKNDGDGLLYTLTRTDNVSIASISNFVDFKQFIKPRVRSSLRDREIVFPPYNAQQLVDILQERSHLSFNDGVLHDEVIPLCAALAAKEEGDARYALDLLRTSGELADEKSTEMVYEEYVREAKDQIEHNKVTDIVMTLPSQQQKVLESLIFLTKRKEEITSGRLYDVYKDITKGDSVSYRRIFDFINELEMLGLISTKTVSRGRGKGRTNLITLQCDMELLEDAMWSG is encoded by the coding sequence ATGAATATTTTTGAGGAATTGGGCGACAAAAATTCGGTATTTAAATGTAAAAAGTTTCTGGACCATAGATTTTTACCGGATAATCTTCCTCACCGTGAAGATCAGATTAAATCCGTGGCTAAATACTGGGTTGAGGCATTAAAAAATGTAACACCACCTGATGTTACTGTTTATGGTAAGACTGGTACTGGCAAAACTGCAGTAGCCAAGTTTGCCAAGAAGCAACTGGACCAGATATCTAAGGAGAAAAATGTTAATGTAAGGGTGGAATACATCCGTTGCACGGATTTCACCACAGAATACCAGGTAATTGCTCGTTTGTGCCAACAAATGGGGCAGGATGTTCCTTACCGTGGGTGGACTAAAGCCGAAGTGATAAATGCGTTCCGTAACCTTTTCAAGAAAAATGTTTTTGGTAACGATCTGATTTTAATTATAATCCTTGATGAAATTGATATTCTGTTAAAAAATGATGGTGATGGTTTACTTTACACTCTTACCCGGACTGATAATGTCTCCATAGCATCAATCAGTAACTTCGTGGACTTCAAACAGTTCATAAAGCCCAGGGTGCGAAGCAGTCTCCGTGACCGGGAGATTGTCTTTCCACCATACAATGCCCAGCAACTGGTGGACATTCTTCAGGAACGTTCCCACCTATCATTCAACGATGGGGTGTTGCACGATGAAGTCATACCCCTCTGCGCGGCACTAGCAGCCAAAGAAGAAGGTGACGCCAGGTATGCGCTGGATTTACTGCGAACTTCAGGCGAATTAGCTGATGAAAAAAGCACAGAGATGGTTTATGAAGAATATGTCCGGGAGGCTAAGGATCAAATTGAGCATAACAAGGTCACTGACATTGTAATGACCCTTCCCAGTCAACAGCAGAAGGTCCTGGAATCACTGATATTCTTAACTAAACGTAAAGAGGAAATAACTTCTGGAAGACTTTATGATGTTTACAAAGACATAACCAAGGGAGATTCTGTGTCATACCGAAGAATTTTTGACTTTATCAATGAATTAGAGATGTTAGGACTCATATCTACAAAAACAGTATCTCGGGGCAGGGGTAAGGGCAGAACAAATCTCATCACCCTCCAGTGTGATATGGAACTCTTGGAAGATGCCATGTGGAGTGGTTAA
- a CDS encoding cobalamin biosynthesis protein, translated as MEIELLIVIVVAILIDLIFGELPSSIHPVVWMGKSIEKSKNLLYGDSKNKNRLSGFLMTAIILIAFNILFLLILHLSSFLCICLLHTSSFNYILFYILFLLIASIILSTTFAIRSLLNLVYNVYLSINEDLEKGRRSVSFLVSRDTSNLSPDDVVSASIETLTENITDSVVSPLFYIFLFGSLGTILFYLNTLSYLNSFSISWGMDWIGSSGYHFPIILGVLAGVSYRVVNTLDAMVGYKDPQNIDIGWFPAKLDDILNYIPARITGFLVFLSAILMKLDYKCAWQVMLNDARNTPSPNSGYPMASAAGALGVQLVKPGVYKLGYPKNGLKPEMIKKAIKLTITTITIFLIIIILIPIFTFLLIQ; from the coding sequence ATGGAAATTGAACTATTAATCGTCATAGTTGTAGCTATTTTAATTGATTTGATATTCGGAGAGCTACCATCATCAATTCATCCTGTAGTCTGGATGGGTAAATCAATAGAAAAAAGTAAAAATTTGTTGTATGGTGATTCTAAAAATAAAAATCGACTTTCAGGTTTCCTAATGACTGCAATCATTCTAATTGCTTTCAATATACTATTTTTACTGATTTTACACCTCTCATCATTTTTATGTATTTGCCTTTTACACACTTCCTCATTTAATTACATCTTATTTTACATCTTATTCTTATTAATAGCTTCAATTATCCTTTCAACAACTTTTGCAATAAGATCCCTATTGAATTTAGTTTACAATGTTTATTTAAGCATTAATGAAGATTTAGAAAAAGGCAGGAGATCTGTTTCATTTTTAGTTAGTAGGGATACTTCTAATTTATCTCCTGATGATGTGGTGTCTGCATCAATTGAAACTCTCACTGAAAATATCACTGATTCTGTTGTCAGCCCTTTATTTTACATATTTCTCTTTGGTTCCTTGGGAACGATCTTATTCTATCTGAATACTTTATCTTATTTGAACTCTTTCTCCATAAGTTGGGGAATGGACTGGATAGGATCTTCAGGGTATCATTTCCCTATTATTTTGGGAGTCTTGGCCGGAGTATCATACCGTGTAGTGAATACTTTAGACGCCATGGTTGGTTACAAAGACCCTCAAAATATCGATATTGGATGGTTCCCGGCCAAGTTAGATGACATTCTTAATTATATCCCCGCCAGAATAACCGGTTTTTTGGTATTTTTATCAGCCATCCTCATGAAGTTGGATTATAAATGTGCCTGGCAGGTAATGTTAAATGATGCACGCAATACTCCTAGTCCTAACTCTGGATATCCAATGGCATCTGCGGCTGGAGCTCTTGGTGTTCAGCTAGTGAAACCTGGGGTATACAAATTAGGATATCCTAAAAATGGTTTAAAACCCGAAATGATAAAAAAAGCCATTAAATTAACTATAACTACAATAACCATATTTTTAATAATTATAATTTTAATTCCAATCTTCACATTTCTATTAATCCAATAA
- a CDS encoding cobalt-precorrin 5A hydrolase, with the protein MRFAIISVTKEGQKLASDMELVLRNDPTVIKVDLFHKNVKDTVSNLFNDYDCWVAIMATGIMVRIICPIIKSKLKDPAVLVVAENKKHVISLLSGHMGGGNKFSIKIAGVIGAVPVITTATDLNGKMGIDALANQYWFDVKQPQLIKAVNQLIAENGKVDLHLPSRFRFLENHPLVTRSYCIHIWEKSFIRASLPGKEFENELDLYPKRIVAGLGSKKGVAGEQVFFAIRSALQHLHLPLERLDALATVDLKKDEEGIIDAASKSDLPLEIVTLNEISDFKHVDCTPSKLVQREFGVQGVSEPVSLIRAGESSRLILKKTAYNGVTVAIAVSTN; encoded by the coding sequence ATGAGATTTGCAATAATAAGTGTGACTAAAGAAGGGCAGAAACTTGCCAGTGACATGGAATTGGTTTTACGGAATGATCCTACTGTCATAAAAGTTGATTTGTTCCACAAAAATGTTAAAGACACAGTAAGTAACTTATTCAATGATTATGATTGCTGGGTTGCTATAATGGCCACTGGAATCATGGTCAGAATTATTTGTCCCATAATAAAATCAAAGTTAAAGGATCCTGCAGTACTTGTTGTTGCTGAAAATAAGAAACATGTTATAAGTTTATTATCTGGCCACATGGGTGGGGGTAATAAGTTTTCAATAAAAATAGCCGGGGTTATAGGTGCAGTTCCAGTTATAACCACAGCCACAGATTTAAATGGTAAAATGGGTATTGATGCATTGGCTAATCAATATTGGTTTGATGTCAAACAACCACAGCTTATTAAAGCGGTGAACCAGTTAATTGCTGAGAATGGAAAGGTTGATCTGCATCTACCTTCACGTTTCAGATTTTTAGAGAATCATCCCCTGGTGACTAGATCATACTGTATTCACATATGGGAAAAATCGTTCATCCGAGCTTCTTTACCTGGAAAAGAATTTGAGAACGAATTAGATCTTTATCCTAAAAGGATAGTGGCTGGTTTGGGTAGTAAAAAAGGGGTGGCTGGTGAACAAGTATTTTTTGCTATTAGATCGGCTCTTCAGCATCTTCATTTGCCTTTGGAGAGGTTGGATGCTCTGGCGACAGTTGATCTGAAGAAAGATGAAGAGGGTATCATTGACGCGGCATCTAAATCAGATTTACCCCTTGAAATAGTAACATTAAACGAAATTTCTGACTTTAAACACGTAGATTGCACTCCTTCAAAGCTGGTGCAGCGTGAATTTGGGGTGCAGGGTGTGTCTGAGCCGGTGTCTCTCATTAGAGCTGGGGAAAGCTCACGTCTTATTCTGAAAAAAACAGCGTACAATGGTGTTACAGTTGCAATTGCGGTCTCAACTAATTAA
- a CDS encoding UPF0147 family protein — protein sequence MSTEAFERCNQILKHIMGDTSVPRNIRRAAEESKNLLSQDDDEPTVRASTVISILDEISNDPNIPIHARTLIWNVLSELESVRE from the coding sequence ATGAGTACAGAAGCATTTGAACGTTGTAATCAGATTTTAAAACATATTATGGGGGACACAAGTGTGCCAAGGAATATTAGGAGGGCCGCTGAGGAATCTAAGAATTTATTATCACAGGATGATGATGAACCCACTGTCCGAGCCAGCACTGTAATATCCATTTTAGATGAGATAAGCAATGACCCCAATATTCCCATCCATGCCAGAACCCTTATCTGGAATGTTTTAAGTGAGTTAGAATCAGTTCGTGAATAA
- a CDS encoding class II aldolase/adducin family protein → MNHHPLTMEICETAHYIYSKGLAPGKSGNISARFQDIVAITPSGVSLGHVKEDEIVLVDMGGEILVGGKNPSSELHFHLEVYKNKDVGGIVHTHSAYATGFAMSGKKIERLEGFGERTKPFLKMVNYAQPGTRELAQLVGEGLKAEDVVILENHGVVATGKNLREAALLAEFVEETAKIQFVARVLSNIEF, encoded by the coding sequence ATGAACCACCATCCCTTAACCATGGAAATATGTGAAACTGCCCATTACATTTACAGTAAAGGATTGGCTCCAGGTAAATCAGGGAATATAAGCGCAAGATTCCAGGACATCGTGGCAATAACTCCTAGTGGAGTTTCATTGGGACATGTTAAAGAGGATGAAATAGTCCTGGTAGATATGGGTGGTGAAATACTGGTGGGTGGTAAAAATCCATCATCAGAACTTCACTTTCACTTGGAAGTCTATAAAAATAAAGATGTTGGGGGAATTGTCCACACCCATTCAGCATATGCAACCGGTTTTGCAATGTCTGGGAAAAAAATTGAACGCTTAGAGGGTTTTGGTGAACGAACTAAACCATTTTTGAAGATGGTTAACTATGCACAACCAGGAACACGTGAATTAGCCCAGTTGGTTGGTGAAGGTCTTAAAGCGGAAGATGTGGTTATTCTGGAAAATCATGGGGTGGTGGCCACTGGAAAAAACCTAAGAGAAGCGGCTCTTCTAGCTGAATTCGTGGAAGAAACTGCAAAAATCCAATTTGTCGCTCGTGTTCTTAGTAATATTGAATTTTAA